From a region of the Nonlabens dokdonensis DSW-6 genome:
- a CDS encoding acyltransferase gives MAVFSFKSHIPVIHESSFVHPQATVIGNVIVGKNCYVGPSAVIRGDWGEIILEDGVNVQENCTVHMFPGKSITLKEGAHVGHGAIIHGANLGRNCMIGMNSVIMDDATIGDECIVGAMAFVKAEAVFEPRSLIVGNPAKKIKEVSDQMIAWKTAGTKLYQQLPADCHETMKEVEPLRKIPENRPIQEDFYKTLQEMKNK, from the coding sequence ATGGCAGTTTTTAGTTTCAAATCCCACATTCCTGTAATCCACGAGTCCAGTTTTGTCCATCCTCAAGCGACAGTAATTGGTAATGTGATTGTAGGTAAGAATTGTTACGTAGGTCCCAGTGCAGTGATACGAGGCGATTGGGGCGAGATAATTCTTGAAGATGGAGTTAATGTGCAAGAGAATTGTACTGTACATATGTTTCCTGGCAAAAGCATCACGCTTAAAGAAGGTGCTCATGTAGGTCATGGAGCAATTATTCATGGAGCAAACTTAGGTCGCAATTGTATGATAGGTATGAATAGTGTGATTATGGATGACGCAACCATAGGCGATGAATGCATAGTAGGCGCCATGGCATTTGTAAAAGCCGAAGCTGTTTTTGAACCGCGATCTTTAATCGTAGGAAATCCAGCAAAAAAAATAAAAGAAGTCTCCGATCAAATGATCGCTTGGAAAACAGCGGGAACAAAACTCTACCAGCAACTACCTGCTGATTGTCACGAGACCATGAAAGAAGTAGAGCCACTTCGTAAAATTCCTGAAAACAGACCAATTCAAGAAGATTTTTATAAGACGTTACAGGAAATGAAAAATAAGTAA
- a CDS encoding GIY-YIG nuclease family protein: protein MKTMYTYIMAHIKNKLFYVGVTNNIKQRVFDHKNATFETHVGKYNIKALVWFEKHDEPLAAIKREKLIKKWKREYKINLIESVNPEWNDLAADWDFTGFITSKERFKKD from the coding sequence ATGAAAACAATGTATACCTACATCATGGCTCATATAAAAAATAAGCTATTTTATGTAGGTGTGACAAACAATATTAAACAACGAGTCTTTGACCATAAAAATGCAACTTTTGAAACCCATGTAGGTAAGTATAATATTAAAGCATTAGTTTGGTTTGAGAAACACGATGAACCACTCGCAGCTATAAAAAGAGAAAAACTGATTAAAAAGTGGAAAAGAGAGTACAAGATTAATTTGATTGAGAGTGTAAATCCCGAATGGAACGATCTGGCTGCAGACTGGGATTTTACAGGCTTTATTACTAGTAAAGAACGATTTAAAAAAGATTGA
- a CDS encoding dihydrolipoamide acetyltransferase family protein, with translation MAKTMDFILPKMGESITEGTILNWLVQEGEAFEEGDILVEVGTDKVDNEVPAPTAGVMTKHLCANGDVVEIGSVIAQFEEADGSSSHVSSSESAISEMPSDKKEQMLKQVQHDKLDASSSESRERLPKKNVGSVSNAFVNQDLFVSPLIDSIARKNHMSYEELARIPATGHEGRLRKSDVVNYINEGRPFQFAQAVNNEPDPTAYRIPQLKLDKGTGTIIKMDRMRSMIADHMVYSKHTSPHVTAYVEADLTDLVNWRNKNKGPFQEKYGERLTFTPLFVDAVARAIEEYPNINASVDGSNIIVKENINVGMATALPSGNLIVPVVKNADQKSLQEIAADVNRMANLARENKLGGDDIKGGTFTISNVGTFGSLMGTPIINQPEVAILATGIIKKRAEVMTKDDVDSIEIRSMMMLSLSFDHRVVDGFLGGSFLKQVALNLEAAPENDY, from the coding sequence ATGGCAAAGACTATGGATTTTATACTCCCAAAAATGGGAGAATCAATTACCGAAGGAACGATACTCAACTGGCTTGTGCAAGAAGGTGAAGCTTTTGAAGAAGGCGATATTCTAGTAGAAGTAGGAACTGATAAAGTAGATAATGAAGTGCCAGCACCAACGGCAGGCGTTATGACAAAGCATTTATGCGCAAATGGTGATGTGGTAGAAATAGGTAGCGTGATTGCGCAATTTGAGGAGGCTGATGGTTCTTCTAGCCATGTGTCGAGTTCAGAATCTGCAATTTCAGAAATGCCTAGCGATAAGAAAGAACAGATGCTGAAACAAGTTCAGCATGACAAGTTGGATGCCAGTTCGAGCGAGAGTCGAGAACGTTTACCGAAGAAAAATGTAGGTTCAGTTTCAAACGCATTTGTCAATCAAGACCTATTCGTCAGTCCATTAATAGACTCTATCGCTCGTAAGAATCATATGTCCTACGAAGAGTTAGCTCGTATACCAGCAACTGGTCATGAAGGTAGATTACGCAAGAGTGACGTGGTAAATTATATTAATGAAGGTAGGCCATTTCAATTTGCACAAGCAGTAAATAATGAACCAGATCCTACAGCATATCGTATACCACAACTTAAACTAGATAAAGGAACTGGTACCATTATAAAAATGGACCGTATGCGCTCTATGATTGCAGATCATATGGTGTATTCTAAACATACTAGTCCGCATGTGACTGCTTATGTAGAAGCAGATCTTACCGATTTAGTGAACTGGCGTAATAAAAACAAAGGACCTTTTCAAGAAAAGTATGGCGAGCGATTAACGTTTACACCGCTTTTTGTAGATGCGGTAGCGAGAGCAATTGAGGAATATCCTAATATTAACGCAAGTGTAGATGGTTCCAATATCATCGTTAAAGAAAATATCAATGTAGGAATGGCAACGGCATTACCATCAGGTAATTTAATCGTTCCTGTAGTAAAAAATGCAGACCAAAAATCTCTACAAGAAATTGCTGCAGATGTGAATCGCATGGCAAACCTAGCACGTGAGAATAAATTAGGTGGAGACGATATTAAAGGAGGAACCTTTACGATATCAAATGTGGGAACTTTTGGCTCATTAATGGGAACACCTATTATCAATCAGCCAGAGGTAGCTATTCTTGCAACAGGAATCATTAAAAAACGTGCTGAGGTAATGACCAAAGATGACGTGGACAGTATTGAGATAAGAAGTATGATGATGTTATCATTATCATTTGACCATAGAGTAGTAGATGGGTTTTTGGGAGGAAGTTTTTTAAAGCAAGTGGCTTTGAATCTGGAAGCTGCACCTGAAAATGATTATTAA
- a CDS encoding enoyl-CoA hydratase/isomerase family protein, with protein sequence MSDPYVKTQTENAITIIEFFHPAHNSLPGDILAQLAQAITDAGNDDATKVIILKSGGERTFCAGASFKELIAIDDEKTGEVFFSGFANVINAMRKCPKFILGRVQGKTVGGGVGVAAATDYCFATKFASIKLSELNIGIGPFVVGPAVERKLGLTGMSQIAINANEFYTPEWAKNNGLFAEVYESTEAMDVAVQKFAENLCTYNPDAMTEMKKMFWTGCEDWDSLLFERAKISGRLVLSKFTKETLKRFK encoded by the coding sequence ATGAGTGATCCCTACGTAAAAACCCAAACAGAAAACGCAATAACAATCATAGAATTCTTTCACCCAGCGCACAACTCTTTGCCAGGAGATATTCTAGCACAACTAGCACAAGCTATTACAGATGCTGGTAACGATGACGCTACTAAGGTGATCATCTTAAAATCTGGTGGAGAACGCACCTTTTGTGCTGGAGCTAGTTTTAAAGAACTGATTGCTATTGATGATGAAAAAACTGGCGAAGTATTCTTCTCTGGTTTTGCAAATGTGATCAATGCGATGCGCAAGTGCCCTAAATTTATCCTAGGTCGTGTGCAAGGTAAAACAGTCGGTGGTGGAGTAGGTGTTGCTGCGGCAACTGACTATTGCTTTGCGACTAAATTTGCTAGTATCAAATTGAGCGAACTCAACATAGGAATCGGGCCATTTGTGGTAGGTCCAGCGGTAGAGCGCAAACTTGGACTGACTGGAATGAGTCAGATTGCTATTAATGCAAACGAATTCTATACTCCAGAGTGGGCAAAGAATAATGGCCTTTTTGCAGAGGTTTATGAATCTACTGAAGCAATGGATGTCGCTGTACAAAAATTTGCAGAGAACCTTTGCACCTACAATCCAGATGCTATGACCGAGATGAAAAAGATGTTCTGGACCGGTTGTGAAGACTGGGATAGTTTACTTTTTGAGAGAGCAAAGATTTCAGGAAGGTTGGTGTTGAGTAAGTTTACTAAGGAGACTTTAAAAAGATTTAAATAA
- a CDS encoding GIY-YIG nuclease family protein: MASYEHKYYVYLLSNKKDGVLYVGMTDDIKHRINQHKEEKYKKAFSKRYQTKKLVYFEEFLWVQDAQAREKKLKKWKRQWKIDLIEKDNPEWLDLAEALWDDENY; encoded by the coding sequence ATGGCCAGTTACGAGCACAAATATTATGTCTATTTACTTTCTAACAAGAAAGATGGTGTTTTATATGTAGGAATGACGGATGATATAAAACATAGAATAAATCAGCACAAGGAAGAAAAATATAAAAAAGCATTCTCTAAAAGATACCAGACTAAAAAACTGGTCTATTTTGAAGAATTTCTATGGGTTCAAGATGCACAAGCAAGAGAGAAGAAGCTGAAGAAGTGGAAGCGGCAATGGAAAATAGACCTTATTGAAAAGGATAATCCAGAATGGCTAGATCTTGCAGAGGCTTTGTGGGATGATGAGAATTATTAA
- a CDS encoding C1 family peptidase, with protein MKNLVKSLIVVGLLTFMNSCEYERYEDDFQSVEPIEDLPYITVDPNPDNDPLTDGLENCEWSTAVDGKTIDYPIAQTFPDSIDLSSFMPPVGSQGSQGSCASWATSYYLGSYLKNIENDSLIDSNTEILSSSFAFNQIKLGSGNCYGSSINDNFELMKNIGTLPIEDFPIDISNCIIQPDSIQLVNAQDFKISSYESIGPYYSDTQPDIIMPVMDEVKSALIDGRPVIISMMTDLHFGNVYDVENDIFIINEVVELIFKGCHAMTIVGYDDSLDAFKLINSWGSNWANEGYIYLSYDFFRGSEDPDFKVGVSSLSIAFRD; from the coding sequence ATGAAAAATTTAGTAAAATCACTTATAGTAGTAGGACTATTAACTTTCATGAATTCTTGTGAATATGAGAGGTATGAAGATGATTTTCAATCGGTTGAACCGATTGAAGACCTTCCTTACATTACGGTAGATCCTAATCCTGATAATGATCCTTTGACTGATGGACTAGAAAATTGTGAATGGAGCACCGCAGTAGATGGTAAAACAATTGATTACCCTATAGCTCAGACTTTTCCCGATTCTATTGATCTCTCCAGTTTTATGCCGCCTGTAGGTTCTCAAGGAAGTCAAGGTAGTTGTGCTTCATGGGCAACTAGTTATTATCTAGGTAGTTACTTAAAAAATATTGAAAACGATAGTCTTATAGATTCTAATACTGAAATATTAAGTTCGTCTTTTGCTTTCAATCAAATTAAGTTGGGTAGTGGAAATTGTTACGGATCAAGCATCAACGATAACTTTGAGTTGATGAAAAATATCGGAACGCTTCCTATTGAAGATTTTCCAATCGATATTTCCAATTGTATTATTCAACCAGATTCTATTCAATTGGTAAACGCGCAAGATTTTAAGATTTCTAGTTATGAGTCTATTGGGCCTTATTATTCTGATACGCAGCCAGATATCATAATGCCTGTTATGGATGAGGTAAAATCTGCTTTAATCGATGGTCGTCCGGTCATCATTTCAATGATGACAGACTTACATTTCGGTAATGTATATGATGTTGAAAATGATATTTTTATAATTAATGAAGTCGTAGAATTAATTTTTAAAGGTTGTCATGCAATGACTATTGTAGGTTATGACGATAGTTTAGACGCATTTAAATTGATTAACTCATGGGGTTCAAACTGGGCAAATGAAGGCTACATATACCTAAGCTATGACTTTTTTAGAGGCTCTGAAGATCCTGATTTTAAAGTAGGTGTTTCTAGTTTATCAATAGCATTTAGAGACTAA